A single genomic interval of Candidatus Gracilibacteria bacterium harbors:
- a CDS encoding patatin-like phospholipase family protein: MQPFSLVLGGGSARGIAHIGVIQRLEELNAKPSHIVGTSIGAIVGAFYAFGFTSTEMRQVVRDTKFLTLIDPDVMHGGIKGRKVMTHFKKYFGEKTFADAIIPLTIVATNIDTGEKVVFQEGRIIDALRASISIPGVFVPFRYHGMSLVDGGIVANLPIEFATEDEKVIAVSVQMSVRKSVKKESKKLFFEKTPFIHTYILLRKAVGIMITQNESVSIASRKNLLLIRPGRDDIDYYNFKKADALVEAGYEKSSEISQYLQASMNHG, from the coding sequence ATGCAACCTTTCTCACTCGTACTCGGTGGTGGTTCTGCTCGAGGTATCGCGCATATTGGCGTCATCCAGCGACTCGAAGAACTCAATGCAAAACCTTCACACATTGTCGGAACAAGCATTGGGGCTATTGTATGAGCTTTTTATGCGTTCGGATTCACGAGTACTGAGATGCGACAAGTAGTCCGCGACACAAAATTTCTCACTCTCATTGATCCAGATGTCATGCATGGCGGCATCAAGGGAAGAAAAGTTATGACACATTTCAAGAAATATTTCTGAGAAAAAACGTTCGCTGATGCGATTATTCCACTCACTATTGTTGCTACCAATATTGACACGGGTGAGAAAGTTGTTTTTCAGGAAGGAAGAATCATCGATGCACTTCGCGCTTCTATCAGTATTCCTGGCGTATTCGTTCCATTTCGATATCATGGCATGTCGCTCGTAGATGGTGGTATCGTGGCGAATCTCCCGATAGAATTCGCAACAGAAGATGAAAAAGTGATTGCTGTGTCAGTCCAGATGAGCGTGAGAAAATCTGTGAAAAAGGAATCAAAGAAACTTTTTTTCGAGAAAACTCCGTTCATACACACCTACATCCTCCTGCGAAAAGCTGTCGGAATCATGATCACACAGAATGAATCAGTCTCTATAGCGTCACGCAAGAATCTCCTTCTCATCCGACCATGACGCGATGATATAGACTACTACAACTTCAAAAAAGCGGATGCACTTGTCGAAGCAGGATACGAGAAATCTTCAGAAATCAGTCAATACTTGCAAGCCTCGATGAATCATGGATAA
- a CDS encoding AAA family ATPase, with product MQLLGFSINFIKIMATSKSIIICGRSGAGKGTVCKYLIEKTDGIIYQLSSISRKILQEFDIPETRESFSKISSLIRSLFGENIFAEMAVKFRRENTKNIIIFDGVRRKNVIHTLKEEGNCIVIFIDTKTPIRYERIIKRGEKHNEASLGFEEFLEEEKLKSEVEIDSIKDIADIVIENNGTEQELKQQLDTLFNEFYQK from the coding sequence ATGCAATTGCTTGGTTTTTCAATAAATTTTATCAAAATAATGGCTACCTCAAAAAGTATTATCATCTGTGGTCGAAGCGGTGCAGGAAAATGAACGGTTTGCAAATACCTTATTGAAAAAACTGATGGCATTATATACCAACTTTCGAGTATTTCTCGAAAAATTCTTCAAGAATTCGACATACCTGAAACACGGGAAAGCTTTTCAAAAATATCATCATTAATCCGTTCTCTTTTCTGAGAAAATATATTCGCCGAAATGGCAGTAAAATTTCGAAGAGAAAATACAAAGAATATAATTATCTTTGATGGAGTGAGAAGAAAAAATGTAATTCATACACTCAAAGAGGAAGGGAATTGTATAGTAATTTTTATTGACACCAAAACGCCGATCCGATATGAACGTATCATAAAACGAGGAGAAAAACATAATGAAGCCTCTCTAGGTTTTGAGGAGTTTCTCGAAGAAGAAAAGCTAAAATCAGAAGTAGAAATAGATAGTATCAAAGATATAGCAGATATAGTTATAGAAAACAATGGAACAGAACAAGAACTAAAACAACAACTGGATACACTTTTCAACGAATTTTATCAGAAATAA
- a CDS encoding riboflavin kinase — protein MNPSPFPSFSGTVIEGKRLGRSIGFPTANIRINESDVAPATYGIQISLEEKVYFGVGVHIVESYTFEAHIFDFSEEIYGKTLTITPLIKIRDNQKFTSLDALKEQIQKDKENMERWMQTTMQK, from the coding sequence ATGAATCCATCACCATTTCCATCATTTTCTGGCACTGTTATCGAGTGAAAAAGACTCGGAAGAAGCATTGGTTTTCCTACAGCGAATATTCGCATCAATGAAAGTGATGTAGCTCCAGCAACGTATGGAATACAGATTTCTCTCGAAGAAAAAGTATACTTCTGAGTCGGAGTTCATATAGTAGAGTCATATACTTTTGAAGCGCATATTTTCGATTTCTCAGAGGAAATCTACGGAAAAACACTCACTATCACTCCGCTCATCAAAATACGTGATAATCAGAAATTCACATCTCTCGACGCACTCAAAGAGCAAATACAGAAAGATAAAGAAAATATGGAAAGATGGATGCAAACTACTATGCAGAAATAA
- the ribH gene encoding 6,7-dimethyl-8-ribityllumazine synthase yields MSDYKAGLRNIDNLDRDLSIAFVVGEFNFEYTSEIERQNRDFLEKHGFKNIDTFFVPGAFELPGFAKRLIESEQYDLIIAIGVVIRGDTPHFDYVCNETSRGIMDLNIVYDVPVIFGVLTCNTEEQVKVRIGPNFAIAGLNLVSEIMKIEE; encoded by the coding sequence ATGTCTGATTACAAGGCTGGACTCCGCAACATCGATAATCTCGATCGTGACCTCTCTATCGCATTCGTCGTTGGTGAATTCAATTTCGAATACACGAGCGAGATCGAACGTCAGAATCGTGATTTTCTCGAAAAACACGGTTTCAAAAACATCGATACATTCTTCGTTCCTGGAGCATTCGAACTTCCTGGATTCGCGAAACGCCTCATCGAAAGTGAGCAATATGATCTCATCATTGCGATTGGTGTCGTCATCCGTGGTGATACTCCGCACTTCGACTACGTGTGCAACGAAACGTCTCGTGGTATTATGGATCTCAATATTGTCTATGATGTTCCTGTGATTTTCGGAGTACTCACATGCAATACTGAGGAACAAGTGAAGGTTCGCATCGGTCCAAACTTTGCTATAGCAGGACTCAATCTCGTTTCTGAAATTATGAAAATCGAAGAATAA
- a CDS encoding riboflavin synthase: MFSGIIEHQAKILDKKDGLFRMENTFGNSLKEGQSIAHDGACMTLTKIENNYYEFFAMEETLRVTNFGTKKVNDTFNVERCIQIGERLDGHFVTGHIDTTGTVTRLEKKDDGSLIYGVNFDPKYNNLLIEKGSITLNGVSLTVVEVRDGFLSVSLIPLTQDWTNLGTSEIGDTVNLEFDMIGKYVTKLTHK, from the coding sequence ATGTTCTCAGGAATTATCGAACATCAAGCCAAAATCCTCGATAAAAAAGATGGACTTTTTCGGATGGAAAACACTTTCTGAAATTCGCTCAAAGAAGGACAAAGTATCGCACATGACGGTGCTTGTATGACGCTCACGAAAATCGAGAACAATTACTATGAATTCTTCGCGATGGAAGAGACACTTCGAGTGACCAACTTCGGAACGAAGAAAGTGAATGACACATTCAATGTGGAAAGATGCATACAGATAGGTGAACGACTTGATGGACACTTTGTCACAGGTCATATCGATACCACTGGAACCGTCACCAGACTCGAAAAAAAGGATGATGGTTCGCTCATTTATGGCGTAAATTTCGATCCAAAATATAATAATCTCCTCATCGAAAAAGGAAGCATCACTCTCAATGGTGTGAGTCTCACAGTGGTTGAAGTACGAGATGGATTTCTCTCGGTTTCGCTCATACCGCTCACACAAGATTGGACAAATCTCGGAACTTCCGAGATCTGAGATACCGTCAATCTCGAATTCGATATGATCGGAAAATACGTGACCAAGCTTACTCATAAATAA